The window GGTCTGCCTCCAGAGCCGAGGCCCGCTCCCGCGAAGGACGCGTCATGAGCGTCGCGATCGATCTGAGCGGGCGGGTCGCCTTCGTGACCGGAGGCAGCCGCGGGCTGGGCCTGGAGATGTGTCGGGGACTGGCACGTGCGGGTGCGCACGTGGTCGTGGCCAGCCGCAAGCTCGAGAACTGTGTCGAGGTCGCCGACGAGTTGACCCGCGAGACCGGCAACCGGGCATACGCCGTCGCCGCGCATGTGGGCGATTGGCAGGGCTGTGAAGAGGCTGTCCAGTCGACCTTGGCCGAGTTCGGCCACCTCGACATCCTGATCAACAACGCTGGCATCGCCCCTCTCTACGAGTCCTTGGAGTCGGCGTCCGAAGCGCTCTTCGACAAGACGATCGACGTCAACCTCAAGGGGCCCTTCCGCATGAGCACGCTCTTCGCGCCGCATATGCGCGAGGGCGGCTCGATCGTCAACGTCTCCTCGATCGCCTCGGTCCGACCCAAGACCACCGACCTCGTCTATGCCGCGGCCAAGGCTGGCCTGAACACGATGACCAAGGGGTTGGCCCAGGCGTACGGCCCTCGTGTGCGGGTCAACACGATCATGGCGGGGCCTTTCCTCACCGAGATCAGCGAGGCCTGGTACACCGACGAGTGGCGTGCCCGCGCCCAGGCATTCCCGCTCCAAAGGGCAGGGCGGCCTGACGAGATCGTCGGCACCACGCTCTATTTCGCCTCCGACCTCTCCTCCTTCACGACCGGCACCGTCCTTCCTGTCGACGGTGGCCGCTGCGCGATGCCCTGAGGGCGTACGCCGTCCTCCACCTCAACCTTTCTGAAAGTGAGCAAGCCCATGACCACCACGGATGTGCCACAGCATTCGCGTGATCGGCGGCCCGTCAAGCGGGTCGGACCGCTGGCAGGTGTGCGCGTTGCTGACTTCTGCTGGATGGGTGTCGGCTCGGTGGCGACCCGACTGCTCGCGGACTTCGGCGCCGAAGTGATCAAGATCGAGAACCGGCGTCGCATCGACCGTCCGCGACTCCTGCCGATCTATAAGGGCGAGGCCCGCAACTACGGCGAAGAGGTGCAAGACGCCGACCCCGACCGTGGGGGTCTCCACAACAACTACAGCCGCAACAAGCTCGGCATCACCGTCGATATGAAGACCGAGCGGGGACGCGAACTCGTCGACCGTCTGGTCGGGTCGAGCAGTGTGGTCACGGAGAACTTCGCGCCCGGTGTGATGGAGCGCTGGGGCCTGACGTACGAGCGCCTGGAAGAGTTGTCGCCCGGCGTCATCTACGGCCGGATGAGCGGCTTCGGGCACACCGGACCACACGCGCACTTCAAGTCGTACGGGCCGATCGTGCAGGCCGTCAGCGGGCTGTCGTTCATCAGCGGGATGCCCGGCATGGAGCCGTCGGGGTGGGGACTGTCCTATATGGACAACCAAGCGGCCTACTACAACTCGGCGGCGCTGCTGATGGCAATCCTGCGGCGCAACAAGACCGGACTCGGCGCCGAGGTGGACGTGTCGGCAGTCGAGGTGGGAATCTCGATGATCGGGCCGGACATGCTCGACGTCACCGTCAATGGGGCG of the Nocardioides sp. genome contains:
- a CDS encoding SDR family oxidoreductase — protein: MSVAIDLSGRVAFVTGGSRGLGLEMCRGLARAGAHVVVASRKLENCVEVADELTRETGNRAYAVAAHVGDWQGCEEAVQSTLAEFGHLDILINNAGIAPLYESLESASEALFDKTIDVNLKGPFRMSTLFAPHMREGGSIVNVSSIASVRPKTTDLVYAAAKAGLNTMTKGLAQAYGPRVRVNTIMAGPFLTEISEAWYTDEWRARAQAFPLQRAGRPDEIVGTTLYFASDLSSFTTGTVLPVDGGRCAMP
- a CDS encoding CoA transferase, whose product is MTTTDVPQHSRDRRPVKRVGPLAGVRVADFCWMGVGSVATRLLADFGAEVIKIENRRRIDRPRLLPIYKGEARNYGEEVQDADPDRGGLHNNYSRNKLGITVDMKTERGRELVDRLVGSSSVVTENFAPGVMERWGLTYERLEELSPGVIYGRMSGFGHTGPHAHFKSYGPIVQAVSGLSFISGMPGMEPSGWGLSYMDNQAAYYNSAALLMAILRRNKTGLGAEVDVSAVEVGISMIGPDMLDVTVNGARTRRPDFPRGNRLDHPAAAPHGVYPSLGEDRWVAIAVFGDEDWDRFVTALGRPAWTEDPRFADSEERRRHQDQLDTHVADWTRTKTAHEVVELLQGAQVAAGAVQNAQELNESDPQLAARGTFFELDHPVIGEARFEGTPVHFSRTVQHTWRSAPLLGEDNHYVFGDLLGLPADEIAELEAEGVI